Genomic DNA from Mesorhizobium sp. 131-2-1:
GGCCCGTTCCACGTCGGCAAACCGGTCGACGATCACATAGTTGTCGCTATGAAGCTCGAGCCATCTACGGTAGTGCGCCGCACAGCGAAGCGATTCCTGCCAAGACAGGGCGTCCCATCCCACATTAAGACCAATGAACGTTGCCCCACCATCGCGCCAGCGCGAGAGGAAACTCAAATCCAAAGTGGGACGGCAAGCGACGCCGGCGTGGGTGTCCCAAACGATCGAGTCAGCAAGCAGCTTTCGTGCCGCTTGAGCTGTTTCCCGTTCACTGTTGAAAGTATTGGCCACGATTTCGCCCCAACTTGCTCGAAATTTGGATGCGCTTAACCTGCCGCGCTCGAAAGGTTTCGAGCGCGGTAGGAGGCGTCGTATTGCTTTGATCAGGCTTCGAACCAGCAACGCGCGAAGTTTTTAGCCTCGCCGTGGAAGTGATTTCCTACGAAACCCTGGACATTTTTCGCCAAGCCGTTGATGGAGGTCGAAAACATCAAGGTTATGTGGCCTGCGTCCTCCTGCACCATTTTGGCGGCATCATGATATAGGGACTTGCGCTTGTCGGTATCTAATTCCGACCTGGCTTGGGCCAAAAGCTTGTCAAACTCCGGTCGGTACCAGTTCCCATCATTCCAGGGCGAGTCGCTAGCGAAAGGCTGCGTGAACGCCTGGTCTTCCGTGGCCAAACTGCCGAAATAGGAGGCGCAGAACGGCTTTTTCATCCAAACGTCGCTCCAATAACCGTCGGCCGGCACACGTTTAGGATTGATAGTAATGCCAGCTTTGGCCGCCGATTGCTGGAAGATTTCTGCGGCGTTGACGGCTCCGGGGAACACGGACTCGGACACGTAGAGATCGATCGCCCCGCTGTGGCCAGACTTCTTGTAGTGGAAGCTGGCTTTATCCGGATCGTACGTGTGCTGAGGCAGTTCGGAATAGAGCGGATAGATCGAATTGATCGGATTGTCGTTGCCTATGGTGCCGTATCCCGCCTGCGTGGTTTTTAAGATCAAACTTCGATCAACCGCATATTTGAGCGCTAACCGCAAGTCGGGATTGTCGAATGGCGCTTTGTTCGTCTGCATCACGAAATAGTTGAACGTGGTTGTATCCGCTACGTCGATCTTGACCGACGGGGAGCTCTTTAGCCGCCCGACAATGTTCGGTGTGAGTTCCGAGGCAAAGTGTGTTGAGCCCGCCAGGAGTGAGGATACGCGGGCCATATCATCATTGATCACCAGAATCTCAAGCTCATCGAACAGTGGCTGCTCTGGCCTGAAATACTTCGGATTCCGCCTAAAGTTATAGCGGACGCCTGGTTGCGCCGAGGCAAGGATAAACGGTCCCGTTCCAATTCCCTTGGCGGGGTCTTGTCCTTCGGGTTGAGCAATCAGCGCCGCATTGGTCATCAGGTACGGAAAGTTGACGTCCGGAGCAGCCAGGGTAACCGTCAATTGGTGAGGGTCGTTCACCTTGATATCCGTGATCGCTTTCATCAGGGCAGCGGCGCCCGATTTCGTGTCGGGGCCGCGGTGGCGGTTCAGCGAGTACACCATGTCCTTGGCGGTGAATTCTTTTCCGTTGTGAAAGGTGACGTCTTTTCTCAGGGTAAATGTCCAGGTCTTTCCGCCGTCGCTCGGCTCCCAGCTCTCAGCCAACTCGCTGGCCAATTTTCCATCCGTAGTGCGCTCCAGCAGCCGATTGCCAAGCTGATAGGAGACAAACAGCGGGACCGAGGAAGGCATATTCGTAGGGTCAACCGTATCGGTGGTCGATCCACCCTTGACCCCGGCGACAAATTTACCGCCGCGTCGCGGTGTTTGAGCAAATGCCGTTGTCGGCAGAACAATGCGGCCAACAGCTCCGGCTATGCCGAGACCTACAGATCCACGGAGCAAAGCTCGTCGATCAAGCTTGAACAACGGCTTCTTGCTCGACTCTTCAAAATCCATCGTTAGCTCCCATTGGCTTTGGCGGCCGTCAACGGCGGTTCCCTTGTGGGTTTCTCGTCCGGGCGATCGTCGCTTCAACGTCGCAACTCTAGCTTCCGAATTACCGGCGTCCCAATACAACTTGGGCACCGATTATTGTTGATTTTGTTATGAATGGGGGGGATAAAAGTGGCAGTCGGTATCGCATTGTATGGAACACTTGGATGGCATCTCCGTCCCTTGAAATGAGGGAGCTTCGTGCCTTTGTGGCTGTTGCGGAGGAGCTAAGCTTTGTGGGTGCTGCGAAGCGGCTTAATGTTGCCCAGCCGGCCTTGAGCAGGACAATCAGCATGCTGGAAGCCAAGCTCGGCGTGCAGCTTCTAGACCGGACGACCCGATCAACACATGTCACCCTGGCCGGCAAAGTCTTTCTGGCGGAAGCGCACTATACGCTGGCTCAAATGAAAAGGGCGGTTCAGCTCACCCAAGAGGCAGAGATCGGCCTCACGGGCGAATTGCGAGTTGGCTACATGGATTTTGCGATCCACGGCCCAATGGTACCTCTCCTGGCTGAATTCAAGCGGACTCATCCGCTTGTGAAAGTCAGCTTGAAACGTCATCGATCAGACGCACAGTCGACCGATCTTAACGCCAATCGTATCGATGTTGGCTTTGCCGTGAGGCACCGCTTTCAGGGCAACGTAGAAGTAAGGCCGTTCACGCAAGAGGCGTTGGTCGCCGTTATCAGCCGACACCACCGCCTCGCGGAACAGGAACGCGTTTCATTGAGTGAACTTGCTGACGAGCCGTTCGTTATGGGGGATCGCGAGGGCTGGGAACTTTACCTGCCGACCGTGGAGGCTTTCTGTGCAACTGCCGGGTTCGTGCCGAGGATCGCCCTTGAGGCGCAGGATGGCGCTGCCATCTTCAGTATGGTGGCAGCAGGCCTTGGCATTACGGTTTATCCATCATGCGTCAGGAATGCTGAACTACCAAACCTGGTGATTAAAGAATTTGTCGAGGCTTCGCCACTTGTGGAAACATTTGTTCTAACCAGACAGGCAGGCTACTCGTTGGTAACCGGCAAGATGGTGACCTACCTCCAGCATCTGCTATCGGTGAGGTAGTGCCAGGGGTCGCGATCCAGTCACCCCCCGCGTTACGAGACCCTGTTACCACGATGTCTCTAGGCTCTCGGTGATGCTGTAGAGATATTGGGACCGACAGGCCGCCGCTACCATTTGCTCGGCTAGTCGTGTGTTGAAAACGACCGTTTTCCGGACACTCGGCCAAGGTGACGTGAAATTGGCAAGACGGCAGCCAATTCTGTTCGGAAATTATGTGCGGAATTCTATTGTGCGGAAAACGGTCATGTGAGACTATCCGTACATGCTCATCGGATACGCCCGCGTCTCGACTGTCGACCAGAACTTGGATCTGCAACGCGACGCCCTGACCCGCGCCGGCTGCACCAAGATTTTCGAGGAAAAGAAGTCGGGCCGTGCCGGCACCAAGCGACCGGAGTTCGAGGCGGCCCTCGCCTTCCTCCGCCCCGACGACATCCTGGTCGTGTGGAAACTCGACCGGCTCGGCCGGTCTCTCGTCGAGATGATGCGCACGATCGACACGCTGCGGCGCCAGGAAGTTGCTTTCCAGAGCCTCACCGAGCACTTCGACAGTGAGACCGCGCACGGACGCTTTGCGTTGCAGATGCATGGCGCCATGGCAGAGTATTTTCTCGACCTCAACCGCGAGCGGACAATCGAGGGGCTTAAGGCCGCCCTCGCCCGAGGCCGGAAAGGCGGGCGCCGGAAAAAGCTCACCGAGGCCGACCTTGAAGCTGCCAGTGCCTTGCTGAAGGCGGGCACGATCCCGGTGGCAGACATCGCCAAGCGGATGGGCGTGGCCCGCACCACGTTCTACGCCTATTTCCCGGCCGCCCGCAGCCAGGGGAAGGCGGCCTGATGCCGATCCGCAAGCACCGCCGCTGGTTCTACCCGATCGATTGGCCGGAGCTGTCCCAATGGGTGCGGTTCAAGCGCGCCAAAGGCCGTTGCGAAGACTGCGGCCGGCCTCACGGCAAGACAGTCGCGCACCTAGGCGACGGCCGCTGGTGGGACGATGAAGCTGTTGTTTGGCGGTCTGGCGCGGGGAAGGCCTTGCCTGACCTCCCTCCCCTCTTTGAGTGCTCGGAGCCGATCCTGCATACGAAGGTGGCGCTGGCGGCGGCGCATCTTGACCACGACCTGTCAAATAACGCGCCGAAGAACCTGCGGGCGTTCTGCCAGAGGTGCCACATGCTGCACGACAAGCCCGAGCACCTCCGGCAGCGTGATCTTACCTACAAGAAGCGCAGGGCTGTAGGCGACCTGTTCGGCGGCCGCTACGAATAGGTAACAGCGGCCTAGCCGCCTTTACCGGTCAGGATATAGGCGGCGTTTGAGCCGTTGAGCAGAGGTCATTTCCGCTTCTTCGTCAGCCTCGTCGTCATCGCCGGAGGCTGCCTCTCGCGACAGCATGATCAGTGCGAAGCCCTGCCGCTGCAGAAGGACTTGCTCGAAGAGGGGCGCGGCTTGACGACCCCTCTCCACATGAAGCCACACGCCGGCGTCGGTTTCGTCGATCTCACTGGGCACGCCGATCTCATGCTTGCGCCGCAGCAGCAGCGAGTGCGCCGGAACCATGGCCCCGGTTGGGACTGATAGTTGGGGAAATTTGAGCGAGTCGCGATAGTCGCGCAGCACCTTGCCGTTTTGCGTCACCACAATGGCCACAGGTTCCTCGCGGAACTTGACGTAAGCGCGGCCGGCCGCCTCCTTGCTGACGTCGTACTTCTTGGCGATGGCCGACAGTTGGCGGATGTCGGGATCGTTGCCCACGGCAACATCGACCCGGAATTTTGGGGGCGGCATAAGGAGCTGCGAGGCAAAGCGATTGGCCTCGACTTCCATTTTCAGCCGCCGATCCGACTCCCCGCCCTTCAGCGCCCGCATGTCCTGGAGCTTGCAAAGAAACCGTCCTTCGGCCGACGGCACATGCGACGGCATCAGGAAGTGCCCAAGCTCGTGGGCTATGGTGAAGCGCCGCCGCTCCCTAGGGCTCGCTTCGTTGAAGAGAATTGTTCCGTTGAACTTGTCGGCCGAGGTGAGAAGCCCGCCTTCGTAGCCGTCAGTGGTCAGGGGGACGATCTCGAGAATATCGAGGCGCAGGCACAATTCCTCAATGGGCACCGGAATCGCCAGCTGCGGCTCGTGCTTGAGGATCTCCAGAACCAGGCGTTCGGGGCTGGCCGCATCGGCCAGATCGATGCGGCTGATGTTCATCACTTGGAGCGGCTCGCCTTGAGACGCTCGGCCAGCAAGGCAATGGTTTCCCGGTCGGCCGGCGAAAGCTCACTGAGATTGCGGTAGAGCGCCACGAGTTCGGGTTCCTCCTGGCCCGCGGCCGGATTTTCGCCAACCAGATCCGCGACGCCGATCTTGTAATAGTCAGCAAGGCCTTTAAGCAGGACAAGGGATGGGTTTTTGCTGGCGCCGCGTTCAAGGTCCCAGATATGCGCCTTGGAGGCCCCGACTGCGTCGGCGACCTCCTGCAGCGATTTCCCGCTGCGCACACGCAGCTGC
This window encodes:
- a CDS encoding ABC transporter substrate-binding protein, which encodes MDFEESSKKPLFKLDRRALLRGSVGLGIAGAVGRIVLPTTAFAQTPRRGGKFVAGVKGGSTTDTVDPTNMPSSVPLFVSYQLGNRLLERTTDGKLASELAESWEPSDGGKTWTFTLRKDVTFHNGKEFTAKDMVYSLNRHRGPDTKSGAAALMKAITDIKVNDPHQLTVTLAAPDVNFPYLMTNAALIAQPEGQDPAKGIGTGPFILASAQPGVRYNFRRNPKYFRPEQPLFDELEILVINDDMARVSSLLAGSTHFASELTPNIVGRLKSSPSVKIDVADTTTFNYFVMQTNKAPFDNPDLRLALKYAVDRSLILKTTQAGYGTIGNDNPINSIYPLYSELPQHTYDPDKASFHYKKSGHSGAIDLYVSESVFPGAVNAAEIFQQSAAKAGITINPKRVPADGYWSDVWMKKPFCASYFGSLATEDQAFTQPFASDSPWNDGNWYRPEFDKLLAQARSELDTDKRKSLYHDAAKMVQEDAGHITLMFSTSINGLAKNVQGFVGNHFHGEAKNFARCWFEA
- a CDS encoding ImmA/IrrE family metallo-endopeptidase, with protein sequence MNISRIDLADAASPERLVLEILKHEPQLAIPVPIEELCLRLDILEIVPLTTDGYEGGLLTSADKFNGTILFNEASPRERRRFTIAHELGHFLMPSHVPSAEGRFLCKLQDMRALKGGESDRRLKMEVEANRFASQLLMPPPKFRVDVAVGNDPDIRQLSAIAKKYDVSKEAAGRAYVKFREEPVAIVVTQNGKVLRDYRDSLKFPQLSVPTGAMVPAHSLLLRRKHEIGVPSEIDETDAGVWLHVERGRQAAPLFEQVLLQRQGFALIMLSREAASGDDDEADEEAEMTSAQRLKRRLYPDR
- a CDS encoding helix-turn-helix domain-containing protein — protein: MVELAVKLKQLRVRSGKSLQEVADAVGASKAHIWDLERGASKNPSLVLLKGLADYYKIGVADLVGENPAAGQEEPELVALYRNLSELSPADRETIALLAERLKASRSK
- a CDS encoding LysR family transcriptional regulator, giving the protein MRELRAFVAVAEELSFVGAAKRLNVAQPALSRTISMLEAKLGVQLLDRTTRSTHVTLAGKVFLAEAHYTLAQMKRAVQLTQEAEIGLTGELRVGYMDFAIHGPMVPLLAEFKRTHPLVKVSLKRHRSDAQSTDLNANRIDVGFAVRHRFQGNVEVRPFTQEALVAVISRHHRLAEQERVSLSELADEPFVMGDREGWELYLPTVEAFCATAGFVPRIALEAQDGAAIFSMVAAGLGITVYPSCVRNAELPNLVIKEFVEASPLVETFVLTRQAGYSLVTGKMVTYLQHLLSVR
- a CDS encoding recombinase family protein, which gives rise to MLIGYARVSTVDQNLDLQRDALTRAGCTKIFEEKKSGRAGTKRPEFEAALAFLRPDDILVVWKLDRLGRSLVEMMRTIDTLRRQEVAFQSLTEHFDSETAHGRFALQMHGAMAEYFLDLNRERTIEGLKAALARGRKGGRRKKLTEADLEAASALLKAGTIPVADIAKRMGVARTTFYAYFPAARSQGKAA